AACTCCAGGTCGAGGGGTCGATCACCGACCTCTCGGCGACGGCCTGTGCTATCGACGATAATCGGGTCACGGTGGCCTACCCCGACGCGCTGTTCGAGGATGGCAACATGGCCCAGGTCCTCTCGTGTATCGCCGGCAACATCATGGGCATGAAAGCCGTCGAGCGCATCCGCCTGCTGGACTGTGACTGGCCCGAACCGCTGGCCACCTCCTTCCCCGGACCGCAGTTCGGAACCGGCGTCCGCGAGGAGATCTTCGATGCGGGCGACCGCCCGATCACGGCGACGGTGCCCAAACCGAAGGTCGGACTGTCGACCGATCAGCACGCACAGATCGGCTACGAGGCCTGGACCGGCGGGCTCGACCTGCTCAAGGACGACGAGAACCTCACGAGTCAGGATTTCAACCCCTTCGGGGACCGGCTCACGGAGTCGCTCGCCCAGCGCGACCGCGCCGAGGACGAAACCGGCGAGCGGAAGTCCTACCTCGTGAACGTCACGGCCGACACCCGGCGGATGCTCGAACGGGTCGACATGGTGGCCGAACACGGCGGCGAGTACGTCATGGTCGACGTGGTGACCTGTGGCTGGGCGGCCGTCCAGCGGGTTCGCGAGCGCTGCGAGGAGCACGGCCTCGCCATCCACGCCCACCGCGCGATGCACGCCGCCTTCGACCGGATTCCCGACCACGGGGTATCGATGCGCGTCATCGCACAGGTCGCCCGGCTCTGCGGTGCCGACCAGTTGCACACCGGTACCGCCGACCTGGGGAAACTCGAAAACGAGGACACCACGGGGATCAACGAGTGGCTCTATTCCGATCTGTACGGCCTGCACGACGTCCTCCCGGTCGCGTCGGGCGGCCTCCACCCCGGGCTCGTTCCGGAACTGATCGACCGGGTGGGAACCAACGTCTGCGTGCAGGCCGGCGGCGGCGTCCACGGCCACCCCGACGGCACCCACGCTGGCGCGAAAGCGCTCCGGGCGGCGGTCGACGCCGCCGCTTCCGGCGAGAACATCGAGTCGAAGGCCGAGGACGTGCCGGAACTCGCGACTGCCATCGAGATGTGGGGAACCGAGACGCCGCGGTGAGTCAGTCGTCGAGTAGGCTTGCTACCCGGTCCCGTGACAGTGGGGCGTGCGGTCCGCGCTCGGCCGCGGCCAGGGCACCACAGGCGTTGCCGACGGCCAGACAGCGGTCGAAGTCCGGCTCTGCCCCGCCGTCGAGCCAGGTAGAGAGGAAGCCGGCGGCGAAGGCGTCGCCAGCACCGGTCGTATCGACGACCTCGATCGAGAACCCGTGGTGGCTGGCATAGTGCCCGCAGGGCGTCAGCACTTCTGCGCCTCCAGATCCGTGTTTGAGTACGACGGTTTTCTCCAGGTCGTCGGCCGGGCCGAAGTGATCCTCGATGGCCGTCGCCGCCTCGCGTTCGTTGACGAACACCAGATCGGCGCGGGCGAGCGGGGCCGCGAAGTCCCGGGCGTCGATCCGTCGTCCCGGGTCGAAACTCACCCGGAGGCCGTGGTCGTGGGCGCGGTCGGCCAGCGCGGCGGCGGTCTCGGGGTCCTGACTCGTCAGGTGGAGGTGGTCGGCGGCCGCGATGTCCGCTTCGTCAAGATCGTCGGCCGCGAACGCCTCGTTTCCCCCGTCGTTGCCGAGGATCGCCACCTCACCGTCGGGGTCGACGACCAGGTACTTGACCGCGGTCTCGCCGTCCGTGACCACGAGCGGATCGCAGTCGACCCCGGCCGATTCGAGATTCCGGACCGCGCGGGTGCCGTGTTCGTCGTCGCCGACGCTGCCGAGGATCGCTGCCTCGTCCCCGAGCGCAGTCAGTCCGGTCGCGACGTTGCAGGCGCTCCCGCCACAGGCGTGGGTCTGGCCGGTGATCGTCGCCTCGCCGTCGGCGACGGGCAGTCGGTCGACCGAGAGGGTCACGTCCCAGTTGACGTGCCCGGCACAGATCACGCGCGCCACGGTTCACCTCTCACGCCGGCCCCTCCCACGGTCGCGCGGAGGCCTCGCCGAACAACTCTCGCATCAGCGTGACGATACTCTCGGGCGGGAACTGGCCGCGCTCGGTGACGATGGCGTCCATGTAGCGGGGCGGCGTCACGTCGAAGGCCGGGTTCTCGACGGTGATCTCGCCGATATCCGCGCGGGTCTCGTCGTCGATCACTTCCGCTTCGTCGCGCATCTCGATCTCGACGGTGTGGCCCGTCAGCGTGCCCGGGTGGAGCTTGATCGTCTGGGCCGCGGTCATGATCGGGACGCCGCGCTCGCGGGCCGACACCGCGAGCCCACTGGTGCCGATCTTGTTGATGACCGAGCCGTCGGCGGCGACGGCGTCGGCTCCCACGAGCACGTGATCGACCTCGTCGAGGTACCGGCGGGCGGCGCCGTCGACGATCAGCGTCACCGGTACGTCCCACTCCCGAAGTTGCTCGGCGGTGATGTGCCCCTGATTTCGCGGTCGCGTCTCCTTGACGACCGCCGATAGCTCCTTGCCCTGCTCGAGCGCGGCCTCGATACAGGCCAGCGCGTCCGTCGAGTGGCAGTGGGTCATCACCGTATCCCCGTCGCGCAGGCGGTTGGCCCCGATTTCGCCGAGGTCGTCCTGAGCGCGTTCGAGTTGGGACTGAAACCGCTCGGCGGCGTCGACGGCGGACTGCCGGAGCGACTCG
This Halorientalis sp. IM1011 DNA region includes the following protein-coding sequences:
- a CDS encoding ribose 1,5-bisphosphate isomerase: MDGEVAPAVEAVAADIADMEIRGAATIARAAAGALATQAKASDADSPDRFRADMHAAAGVLYDTRPTAVSLPNALRFVFQSMDGTTVESLRQSAVDAAERFQSQLERAQDDLGEIGANRLRDGDTVMTHCHSTDALACIEAALEQGKELSAVVKETRPRNQGHITAEQLREWDVPVTLIVDGAARRYLDEVDHVLVGADAVAADGSVINKIGTSGLAVSARERGVPIMTAAQTIKLHPGTLTGHTVEIEMRDEAEVIDDETRADIGEITVENPAFDVTPPRYMDAIVTERGQFPPESIVTLMRELFGEASARPWEGPA
- the rbcL gene encoding type III ribulose-bisphosphate carboxylase; this translates as MPGINYEDFLDLGYEPRDSDLICTFAVEPASDMDMDDAAGRVASESSNGTWAELQVEGSITDLSATACAIDDNRVTVAYPDALFEDGNMAQVLSCIAGNIMGMKAVERIRLLDCDWPEPLATSFPGPQFGTGVREEIFDAGDRPITATVPKPKVGLSTDQHAQIGYEAWTGGLDLLKDDENLTSQDFNPFGDRLTESLAQRDRAEDETGERKSYLVNVTADTRRMLERVDMVAEHGGEYVMVDVVTCGWAAVQRVRERCEEHGLAIHAHRAMHAAFDRIPDHGVSMRVIAQVARLCGADQLHTGTADLGKLENEDTTGINEWLYSDLYGLHDVLPVASGGLHPGLVPELIDRVGTNVCVQAGGGVHGHPDGTHAGAKALRAAVDAAASGENIESKAEDVPELATAIEMWGTETPR
- a CDS encoding carbohydrate kinase family protein, yielding MARVICAGHVNWDVTLSVDRLPVADGEATITGQTHACGGSACNVATGLTALGDEAAILGSVGDDEHGTRAVRNLESAGVDCDPLVVTDGETAVKYLVVDPDGEVAILGNDGGNEAFAADDLDEADIAAADHLHLTSQDPETAAALADRAHDHGLRVSFDPGRRIDARDFAAPLARADLVFVNEREAATAIEDHFGPADDLEKTVVLKHGSGGAEVLTPCGHYASHHGFSIEVVDTTGAGDAFAAGFLSTWLDGGAEPDFDRCLAVGNACGALAAAERGPHAPLSRDRVASLLDD